A window of Salmo trutta chromosome 17, fSalTru1.1, whole genome shotgun sequence genomic DNA:
atgtggacaaatgctcgtcgaacatctcattccaaaaacatgggcattaatatggtgtTGATCCCCCGTTTGCTGCTaaaacagcttccactcttctgggaagactttctactagatgttggaacattgcagggaattgcttccattcagccacaagagctttagtgaggtcggccgctgatgttgggcgattagacctggctcgcagtcggtgttccaattcatcccaaagattttcgatggggttgaggtcagggctctgtacaggctagtcaagttcttccacaccaatctcgacaaataatttctgtatggacctcgctttgtgcatgggggcattggtaggccgtcattgtaaataataatttgttcttaactgacttgcctagttaaataaaggtaaaaaattgtcaagaatgtcattgtatgctgtatcatgaagatttcccttcactgggactaaagggcctagcccgaaccatgaaaaacagccccagaccattattcctcctccaccaaactttacagttggcactatgcattcgggcaggtactgttctcctggcatccgccaaaccctgattcgtccgtcggactgccagatggtgaagcgtgattcatcactccagagaaagcgttttcactgctccagagtccaatggcggcgagctttacactctccagccaacacttggcattgcgcatggtgatcttaggcttgtgtgcggctgctcggccatggaaacccatttcctgaggctcccaacgaacagttcttgtgctgacattgcttccagaggcagtttggaactgagtgagtgttgcaaccgaggacagacgatttctaCACGCTaagtgcttcagcactcggcagtccagtgagcttgtgtgacctacgaCTTCGCAGCTGAGcagctgttgctcctagatgtgtccacttcacaataacagcacttatagttgaccgtggcagctctagcaggtcagaaatttgacgaactgacttgtgggaaaggtggcatcctaagatggtgccatgttgaaactcactgaactcttcagtacgggtcattctactgccaatgtttgtctatggagattgcatggctgtgtgctcgattttatatacctgtcagcaacgggtgtagctgaaacagccaaatccactaatcTTAAGGGGTGTCCCtatatttttggtcatgtagtgtaagcaTCAATATTTTTTGTTATCTGTAAACTCAGGTTCCTTTTATCTAATATTCGGTTTTGTTTGAAGATCTGCTAACATTCAGTATaaaatttgtttaaaaaatatatagaaaataaTAGCACTGTAATATTAGTACTGCAAATATACTGtgctgaatgcactgactgtaagtcactgtagataagatcgtctgctaagtgactaaaatgtaaatgtgtattgtCTGCTGTGTGTTAGTGCTGTCCAGTAGGCCTACACTGTCCAGGGCTTCCTGGTTTCTATCAAATATGAGCTAGAATTAATGACAAAGTGAGTTAAACAGTTTTCCTTCCAATAAATGGTAATCAAGTatgttatactgaacaaaaatataaatgcaacaatttcagcacattttttttctttttctatttttactgagttacagttcatataaggaaatcagtcaattgaaatcaattcattaggtcctaacctatggatttcacatgactgggcaggggctcaACCATAGGTTCACCCActgtggagccaggcccagccaatcagaatgagtttttccccacaaaagggctttattactgacagaaatcctcctcagtttcatcagctgtctgggtggctggtctcagaccatccggcagatgaagaagccggatgtggaaatcctgggatggcgtggttacaagtggtctgcggttgtgagactgtttggacgtgctgccaaattctctaaaatgacgttggagacggcttatgctagagaaatgaacattacattatttggcaacagctctggtggacattcctgcagtcggcatgccaattgcacactccctcaacttgagacatctgtggcattgtgttgtatgacaaaactgcacatattagtggcattttattgtccccagcacctgtgtaatgatcatgctgtttaatcagcttcttaatatgccacacctgtcaggtggatggtttatcttggcgaaggagaaatgcgcacaaacatttctgggatcttttattttacctcatgaaacatgggaccaacactttacatgttgcatttatatttttgttcaggataaaaaaacagcttttctgTGTTTTGAATGTTGTGGGCGTACgctaacaacagaatggtgtgaccgtataccggtcattaaaaatattcacGACAAGTAGCTGCTCATTGTCCAGCTCAGCTAATGAGCCATCTTGACCTCATATTAAATAAGGAAATGGCAAGCATTTTTGAAaaggtctgtttgagatacaactTTGAGGTGGGGTTTTGGAAGCGTTTTTTATACTTTGGCCACATACGAGTCAACAGCATTaattgggtatgagttaacagaatattaacaTTTTAAAAGTGAGATGAATACAGTGGGCTACCATGTTGTCTTCCAGATAAGAGGACAGATCCATGGTTACTGGTCTACTCCCCCATGCCAGTAGCTTCTATATTCCTCCTCTATCTCGGTGTGGTCTGGGCTGGACCCAAGCTGATGAAACACAGGCAACCTGTTGACCTCAAGGCTGTGCTCATTTTCTACAACTTCGCCatggtctgcctgtctgtctacatgtTCCACGAGGTGTGCTCCAACTCCCATCAAAATGAGGGGATTTCTctttaaacgtgtgtgtgtgtgtgtgtgtgtgtgtgtgtgtgtgtgtgtgtgtgtgtgttcagcagcCATAGAAATGGGCCTAATTTATGCTTATTATGAAATGTTTCACCTGACCTATAACGTTTTTTATGTTGCAGTTCTTGGTCACGTCCATGCTGTCTAACTACAGTTACCTGTGTCAACCTGTAGATTACAGCACTAGCCCACTGGCGATGAGGGTAAGAGTGCGTCTGAATAGTCCCTACTGTACACAAACCGTTGGACCTCTCACAAAGTTGACCTAACTGGCAAATGCCCCCAAATAGTATACATATCTATTCCATCTCTGAAGACTGTCCCAAAGCCCTGGCCATAACGGTGgataactctctctgtctgtttgtttcaccAGATGGCCAAAGCATGCTGGTGGTTTTTCTTCTCCAAGGTCATAGAATTGGCTGACACGGTAAAATACATTGAAaatcagggtcatattcattaggcaccaaatggaagaaaacaacgTTTTTAATGGGGACTACTTGTCCAGGAAACGCTCATTTTTGTgttccgttgcaaaacattttcctACGGTGTGCATTAATCAATATGGCCCAGGATTAACGTCAGATTCATGTGAAACATTGGAGATCCAGTTCAAACCCATTCCAAATTCTCCATTCACAGGTTTTTTTCATCCTGAGGAAGAAGAACAGTCAGCTGACCTTCCTGCATGTCTATCACCATGGCACCATGATCTTCAACTGGTGGGCAGGGGCGAAGTACCTGGCTGGAGGCCAATGTAAGTCTAGCAGTACGAAGAACCGGGAAAAACTCTATCCTATTCGTTAATGCTCTGTATCAACGTATATGGAATGTTTCAGGGCTGCCATAGATTTCtttaattaagatgttttatcaACTCTCTGTTGGGACTTCTCAACACCTGGTAGGCACCTGCTAGACTTACAAATAGACATTCATTGTAAGTCACTCTTattcagagcgtctgctaaattactcaattGTAAATATAAAATGATTAATGGGGTCCTAGAAAATTGTCCATACCATTCATGATGCTGTGCAACAGATAGTTGAGATGttatgtgttcctctctctcctcctagcgtTCTGCATTGGTCTTCTCAACACCTTCGTCCACACTGTAATGTACTCCTACTACGGACTGGCTGCTCTTGGGCCTCACATGCAGAAGTACTTATGGTGGAAACGCTATCTGACGTCACTTCAGCTGGTGAGTGGCTCTATCTACAGCTCTGCAGACATCTAGTGAGGTTTAAGAAAAAGGGGATACATCTGGGGTATGTGAATTGGTTGGCTACTACAGAAGCTTAGAGTATAGGGATTAAGACCTGGATTCAATCAGTTCAGTGTTAACCCGCCATAACCAACAACTGCATAGCCTATTATTGCTTTTGTTCAGGATGATGTCAGAGTTGTAACTGTGTTAGAGTAGTCAAATTGGTGAGCGGCTGCTCTTGTGGTGATTGTCAAGAAACCACACCCGTCCTTAAATCCCACCTGGGTTAATAGTTCACAACGagaatgtgtaggctatatagaaactATGACACTCAACGTGAAAGCCTATCGTTTAATGGTTAAGGAATTATATCAGCCTAgtcgaggtgtagattacatcacaCATTTCAGTGTTTGAATTTGTAACATCTGCATTGGATTTCTACTAATGCCACATGGTGCATCCAATGAGGATGACCGTGATAACACTTGGAGACgattgtggatttgacagctccaccagttacacctccgacataACCTATACAAAAGCAATAATAGGCTTTGCAATTGTCGGTTAtaactgattgaatctaggccttacgTGTGGTAGAAAACAGATTGTGACTATGAACGGAGATATCTGAGAAGGTTGTACCTCAACTCTGAATCTAAACCAATGTTCTCCTGATGGTGGTTTCAGCTCCAGTTTGTCCTGCTGACCACTCACACAGGCTACAACCTCTTCACTGAGTGTGACTTCCCAGACTCCATGAATGCCTATgtgtttttctactgtgtcagCCTCATCCTACTCTTCAGCAACTTCTACTATCAGAGCTACCTCAGCAGGAAGAGCAAGAAGACGTGAAGGATATGGCCGTGACCCCACTAAGTCAGACacctgagggtgtctcagggcgAGTTGCAAAGAGAAACGCATTTTCAATtgaataggacaaatataagcacccaccaaattatgtatttattattatattcATAATCACATTGTCTTACTGTACCTGAATTCAATTCACTGCCAACTTAAACATTTTGCAAAACATTCTCTGGATATTTATTTGTGACGCGTCCTACAATATTCCCTATGGCAGCATTTTGCCAACTTGGTCCTGGGGAACCCAAGAAGtgcatgtcttggtttttgcccaagcactacacagctgattcaaatcatcaaagcttgataatgagttgattttcttttggggggggggatgtgtAGTTCTAGGgcaaaaccaaaatgtgcaccaaGGGTGCCCATTGACCGAGTTTGGAAAACCCAGTCTTTAACTGGCTATgaacctatagagagagagagagagaacagtcatTACAATTTGTCTCAATAGCACTGCATTCCTTTTCATAATGTTACTGTGAAAAGCTGAGAATGCTCACAAGAGGGCAGAGTATGTCAATGGTTGGTGTTCCTCTTACCGGTGTCGAACTGTCCACCACTGTGTCCGTTTTCTGCAACTTCACATACACTACTTTATGTAGTGCTGCTGCTTTTATCTTGGGCATATTCATTTCACATTATAGCAGATATAGTGCTTTAGATATTTGAGGCACAGACGCTGTACTTGGTGCTATAACCATGTTTTACTACCAAGCAAGGCTCATAGGAAAAGGAGAAGAATACCCGACCACTGTTTTGTTTGAATGCTCCTCCGATACTTAAAATAGTGTTATTTTACTGACATGGCATTACCCTGCAGCTGTGCTAGTTCTGTGGATGTGCATACCACCATAAGATATGTATTTactagggatccccattagctgtggccaaggcagcaactactcttcctggggtccaaacacattaaggcacttacattacatatacaacaaaagataaaacagtacatcaggTAACATTAAAAAGTCACAATTTTGTGTTATTGTACAATTATTTATTTCTTAAACTTGGAAATAACAAACATTTAAAAGACTGCTTTAAACAAACTGTACATTTATACACATGATAAAGTAGATTTGACTGTGTTCCAGAATATTTCATGTATGACCATCCATCACCCCTCCATTTACCTTCCAGAAATATCTTCAGACAATCTAAACAAATAAACAAGCCATTTCATCCACTGTAAAAACACtgcaaaattatatatttttctacaTTTCAGTCCCTAGTAGATTGAACAatgtagaaagagagaaagagggaatgcTGGACTAGGTTATGTCTTAGTTGGAAATGTGTCCATTTGGAAGCATCCATGTGGAATCTGTTGGGCAGGGCTGTAGGAAGCTCTTGTCTTGTTACAGAGTTATGACTGACAGTCGTTCTAGAGCAGTAGAGCTTGTTTTCAATTATATTGTTTCCTTTAGAACAGAACAAACTTGTAAAGAATGGATGCCACTCCAGACTATTGAGATCCATCGCCTGTATAGCGATACCCAGGGTAGCATCAGGCCCTCTATGTCTCTGTGTAGACGGAGGACATCTGGCTCAGGCTGCGGTCGAAGCTGTTCACCTGGAAGAAGATGCTTTCCTCTGGGCTGGAGGAGAACTGGCACTCCCCTGATCCCTGGAGGTCCTGTGTCAAGCTGAAGCCTGGGGGAGGAGACCACTGAATTAGACACACAATCAAATTTGATGCTACACTGTTTAGTGTGTGATCAacatacatacagtggcttgATCAACATACAGAAATAATTCAATTATTGATTTAAGTGCACgaacaaaacaaaaactgttagaggagaaggaggaagttGAAATCTACGCCAGGTCTCACCTGCAGCAGAGCCACTGCTGGTACTGGACATGTGGAAGCCGTTGTTCTGGTGGGAAGTGTAACCATGTGAGTCCGCTGGTACATGAACACCACTCACAGACTGTTCCATTCTGTACGAGTCCCCAAAATGGAAGCAGCTCTGAAAACTGCCCTGGTAATCtacagagagaagggaggagaggatcaAGCACAGAATAACTAGAATGGCCAAAGCCCCTAACACTACTGCAATTTAACTGGAACCCTCTAAGGAACGCTCAGTATGGCCACTAGacctatacagtggcttgcgaaagtattcatccccttggcatatttcctattttattgccttacaacctggaatgaaaatagatttttttgggggtttgtatcatttgatttacacaacatgcctaccattttgaagatgtaaaatattttttattgtgaaacaaacttgaagacaaaaaaactgaaatgctatttcctcctctcctctgacacacacaatATTTAATCTAGCCATCTCAGGGTGGCCCTTCAGCTGCTGTaaccaaataaaaaaacattatacACGTTAcacagggatggggagggaggggccTGCCGCTGCAACAAAAGACCACTTGAGCGTgggtaactattcacccccccagagtcaatactttgtagagccaccttttgcagaaattacagctgcaagtctcatggggtatgtctctataacctTGGCACATCTTAGCCACTGGAAGTcaaaacttctccagctccttcaagttggatgggttccgctggtgtacagcaatctttaagtcataccacagattctcaattggattgaggtctgggctttaactaggccattccaagacatttaaatgtttccccttaaaccactcaagtgttgctttagcagtatgcttagggtcattgtcttgccggaaggtgaacctctgtcccagtctcaaatctctggaagataaacaggtttccttcaagaatgtccctgtatttagtgccatccatcattccttcaattcggaccagtttcccagtccctgccgatgaaaaacatccccacagcatgatgctgccaccaccatgcttcactgtggggatggtgttctcggggtgatgagaggtgttgggtttgcgccagcatttttcttgatggccaaaaagcccaatttttgtctcatctgaccagtgtaccttcttccatatgtttggggagtctcccacatgccttttggcgaacaccaaacgtgtttctttattcttttctttaagcaatggcgctttctggccactcttccgtaaagcccagctctgtggagtgtacggctt
This region includes:
- the LOC115151566 gene encoding elongation of very long chain fatty acids protein 4; translation: MASAWQRVQSMHQWMLENGDKRTDPWLLVYSPMPVASIFLLYLGVVWAGPKLMKHRQPVDLKAVLIFYNFAMVCLSVYMFHEFLVTSMLSNYSYLCQPVDYSTSPLAMRMAKACWWFFFSKVIELADTVFFILRKKNSQLTFLHVYHHGTMIFNWWAGAKYLAGGQSFCIGLLNTFVHTVMYSYYGLAALGPHMQKYLWWKRYLTSLQLLQFVLLTTHTGYNLFTECDFPDSMNAYVFFYCVSLILLFSNFYYQSYLSRKSKKT